CATCCGCACCATCGCCAAGGTGCACAAAGGCAACTCAGTGTTCACCGGCGTGGGTGAGCGCACCCGCGAGGGCACGCAACTCTATCGCGAAATGCTGGAATCGGGCGTGATGCCCGACACCGTGATGGTCTACGGCCAGATGAACGAGCCGCCCGGCGTGCGCCTGCGCGTGGCCCTGACCGGCCTGACCATGGCCGAATACTTCCGCGACCAGGGCAAAGACGTGTTGCTGTTCATTGACAACATCTTCCGCTTCTCGATGGCCGGTTCTGAGGTGTCGGCGTTGTTAGGCCGCCTGCCTTCCGCCGTGGGCTACCAGCCGACCCTGGCCACCGAAATGGGCGAACTGCAGGAACGCATCACCTCCACCAAGCAGGGCTCGATTACTTCCATGCAGGCCGTCTACGTGCCCGCAGACGACTACTCCGACCCGGCCCCCGTGGTGGTGTTCGCCCACCTCGACGCCACCATTTCGCTGGAACGCTCCATCGCCGCCAAAGGCATTTACCCCGCGGTGGACCCGCTGGCTTCCACCAGCCGGATTTTGGACCCGCAAATCGTGGGCGAAGACCACTACCGCACCGCCCGCGAAGTGCAGCAGGTGCTCCAGCGCTACAAAGACCTGCAAGACATCATCGCCATTCTCGGCGTGGAAGAACTGAGCGAAGACGACAAACTCATCGTCAGCCGCGCCCGCAAGATCGAGCGCTTCTTCTCCCAGCCGATGTTCGTGGCCGAGCAATTCACCGGCATCCCCGGCCGCTACGTGCCGCTCAAAGAAACCATCCGCGGCTTCCGCGAAATTTTGGACGGCAAGCACGACGACCTGCCCGAACAGGCTTTCTACATGGTCGGCACGATTGACGAAGCCGTTGAGAAAGCCGAGAAGATGGCGAGCGAAGCCGC
The window above is part of the Chloroflexota bacterium genome. Proteins encoded here:
- the atpD gene encoding F0F1 ATP synthase subunit beta; the encoded protein is MAKATGRVVQILGGVVDVEFPAEQLPEIYEAVKVLRDDDQPLVLEVQKHLGNNWVRCVAMGATDGLKRGMPVEATGAPISVPVGPEVLGRIFNVLGETVDGGDNVKASTVYPIHRPAPAFEEQSTSVEVFETGLKVIDLIAPFTKGGKTGIFGGAGVGKTVIIMELIRTIAKVHKGNSVFTGVGERTREGTQLYREMLESGVMPDTVMVYGQMNEPPGVRLRVALTGLTMAEYFRDQGKDVLLFIDNIFRFSMAGSEVSALLGRLPSAVGYQPTLATEMGELQERITSTKQGSITSMQAVYVPADDYSDPAPVVVFAHLDATISLERSIAAKGIYPAVDPLASTSRILDPQIVGEDHYRTAREVQQVLQRYKDLQDIIAILGVEELSEDDKLIVSRARKIERFFSQPMFVAEQFTGIPGRYVPLKETIRGFREILDGKHDDLPEQAFYMVGTIDEAVEKAEKMASEAA